Proteins encoded in a region of the Isosphaeraceae bacterium EP7 genome:
- a CDS encoding c-type cytochrome domain-containing protein, producing the protein MFALPLIGLIALAQAPTDAPSFRKDVAPILVARCLGCHNDKKAGGKLNMATFALLKKGGEAGESIVAGDPESSGLIESIQADAEPRMPLKEDALGEHEIETLERWVKAGAKFDGASEETTTLSSLVDPLAGAPKVALKAKVADAVTALAHSPDGKTLAAGVGREVLLHGSDGKPFATLAGHPGSITSLLFTSDGTRLIAAGGRPGQFGSVVVWDVASKAKIHDLRGHADEILGADLAPDGKTLATAGYDRLVMIWDLERGSVVRTLKEHTDAVHGVGFSPDGSRLASASADRTIKVWEVATGVKLATLSDAVAEQYAVVFGPKGETIAGAGVDRSIRVWDAKGKGMPLLRSVFAHDAAVTRLVVSRDGLTLFSASEDRSIKTWELATLSPRIRLGSQSDWPLSMAISADGKVLAVGRYDGSLDRVDAATGKVEATLRSVGGAPIAATKPELSRNASLNPPAPRGGVRGTKVRVTLTGNGVGRATSLIFAEPGLGGLIVPEEKPAPDRLTVDLDLASDARVGVHQIGVQTPLGIPGFRPFAVSAAPEVPEKDEPPAAKLPATLVGTIDKPGDVDAFTIQGEAGKVIVFETVARSIGSPLDATLRLVDDRGHTLTEVDSSGGDAVLSYTPTKGEVLRLEVGDATLAGGGDRIYRINAGAIPTLVEAFPLGVAPGTTLTVQRRGSNLDSEVATVQAPAEAAPGTMLGVPSGSAIPLAGRGRLVVVAEGTQVEEAEPNDSPAAASAVGTPGGASGRIGRAGDVDHFRFRARKGERLIVEVYAGRLGTPLDPVLEILDAAGKPVPRAVVRPVAETAVAFRDHTSSNPRIRLTQWTELAQDDLLLVGRDLMRIEALPKGPDDDALLRNAQGLRLGFLETTPEQHPMAQPVYKVELHPPGTSFPPGGTPAMTLAYRNDDGGPGFGGDSRLTFDAPADGEYIARVEDVRGEGGQPYAYHLVVRRPRPDFRVNLSLEDINVPRGGTALLTASLDRLDGYDGAVDVTLEGLPSGIRASSARIEEGASSAELLVMADADAPAYSPPTWRAVASGPNPDGGTGEAIRHEIDPGGPARGRITVTGAPNLAIAARPEGVTIRPGEQAMLTLAVARGPAYAGRVPIDVRNLPHGVRVMNIGLNGVLVTETQVERSITLYAEPWVKATERPFYAVGRAESAGTEHSSPPITLTVLPPGHKAP; encoded by the coding sequence ATGTTCGCCCTCCCCCTGATCGGCCTGATCGCGCTGGCCCAGGCGCCCACGGATGCCCCGTCCTTCCGCAAGGACGTCGCGCCGATCCTGGTGGCGCGTTGCCTCGGTTGCCACAACGACAAGAAGGCGGGTGGCAAGCTGAACATGGCCACCTTCGCCCTGCTGAAGAAGGGGGGCGAGGCGGGCGAATCCATCGTCGCGGGAGACCCCGAGTCGAGTGGCCTGATCGAATCCATCCAGGCCGACGCCGAGCCGCGGATGCCCCTGAAGGAAGACGCCCTCGGCGAGCATGAGATCGAGACGCTCGAACGATGGGTCAAGGCGGGCGCGAAGTTTGATGGGGCATCCGAAGAGACGACGACGCTCTCCTCGCTGGTCGACCCGCTCGCCGGCGCCCCCAAGGTCGCGCTGAAGGCGAAGGTCGCCGACGCGGTGACGGCCCTGGCCCACAGCCCCGACGGCAAGACCCTGGCCGCGGGCGTGGGCCGGGAGGTCCTGCTCCATGGATCGGACGGCAAGCCCTTCGCGACGCTGGCCGGTCACCCCGGTTCGATCACGTCGCTCCTGTTCACGTCCGACGGCACCAGGCTGATCGCCGCCGGCGGACGACCCGGCCAGTTCGGCTCGGTGGTCGTCTGGGACGTCGCCTCGAAAGCGAAGATCCACGACCTGCGAGGGCACGCGGACGAAATCCTGGGGGCCGACCTCGCCCCCGACGGCAAGACGCTGGCGACCGCAGGCTATGATCGGCTCGTCATGATCTGGGACCTGGAACGAGGCTCGGTGGTTCGGACCCTGAAAGAGCACACCGACGCCGTGCATGGCGTCGGGTTCTCGCCCGATGGTTCGCGGCTCGCCTCGGCGTCGGCGGACCGGACGATCAAGGTCTGGGAGGTGGCAACCGGTGTGAAGTTGGCCACGCTCTCGGACGCCGTCGCCGAGCAATATGCCGTCGTGTTCGGGCCGAAGGGGGAGACGATCGCGGGCGCCGGGGTCGACCGCTCGATCCGGGTCTGGGATGCCAAGGGCAAGGGCATGCCCCTGCTGCGCTCGGTATTCGCCCACGACGCGGCCGTGACGCGGCTGGTTGTCTCGCGCGACGGGCTGACCCTGTTCTCGGCGTCGGAGGACCGATCGATCAAGACCTGGGAGCTTGCCACCCTGTCGCCCAGAATTCGCCTGGGAAGCCAGTCGGACTGGCCGCTCTCGATGGCCATCTCGGCCGACGGCAAGGTGCTGGCGGTCGGCCGATACGACGGCTCGCTCGACCGTGTCGACGCCGCGACCGGCAAGGTCGAGGCGACGCTTCGATCGGTCGGGGGTGCGCCGATCGCGGCCACGAAGCCTGAGTTGTCGCGGAATGCGTCGTTGAATCCGCCCGCCCCGCGCGGCGGTGTCCGGGGCACGAAGGTTCGGGTGACCCTGACGGGGAACGGCGTGGGACGTGCCACGTCCCTGATCTTCGCCGAGCCCGGATTGGGCGGCCTGATCGTTCCGGAGGAGAAGCCGGCGCCCGACCGATTGACGGTCGACCTGGACCTTGCGTCCGACGCACGCGTGGGCGTGCATCAAATCGGCGTGCAGACGCCGCTGGGGATCCCCGGATTCCGCCCATTCGCGGTCTCGGCCGCGCCCGAGGTGCCCGAGAAGGACGAGCCGCCCGCGGCCAAGCTGCCCGCGACCCTGGTCGGCACGATCGACAAGCCCGGGGACGTGGATGCCTTCACCATCCAGGGCGAGGCGGGTAAGGTGATCGTCTTCGAAACGGTCGCGAGGTCGATCGGATCGCCGCTGGATGCGACGTTGAGGCTGGTCGACGATCGGGGGCACACGCTGACCGAGGTCGACTCATCGGGCGGCGACGCGGTGCTGTCGTACACGCCGACGAAGGGCGAAGTGCTACGGCTGGAGGTCGGGGACGCGACGCTCGCCGGGGGCGGGGACAGGATCTATCGGATCAACGCCGGGGCGATCCCCACGCTGGTCGAGGCGTTCCCGCTGGGAGTCGCGCCTGGGACGACCTTGACCGTGCAGCGACGCGGGTCGAACCTCGACTCCGAGGTCGCCACGGTGCAGGCCCCCGCCGAGGCCGCGCCGGGGACGATGCTGGGCGTGCCGTCCGGTTCCGCGATCCCGCTGGCTGGCCGCGGCCGGCTGGTAGTTGTGGCCGAGGGGACGCAGGTCGAAGAGGCCGAACCGAATGACAGCCCCGCCGCGGCCAGTGCGGTCGGGACGCCCGGAGGTGCCTCGGGACGCATCGGCCGGGCCGGGGATGTGGATCATTTCCGGTTCCGCGCCAGGAAGGGGGAGCGGCTGATCGTGGAGGTGTATGCAGGCCGCCTGGGCACGCCGCTCGACCCTGTTCTGGAGATTCTGGACGCCGCCGGCAAGCCGGTGCCCCGCGCCGTGGTCCGCCCCGTGGCCGAGACCGCCGTGGCGTTCCGTGATCACACTTCCAGCAACCCACGCATCCGCCTGACGCAGTGGACCGAGCTGGCGCAGGACGACCTGCTGCTCGTCGGCCGAGACCTGATGCGTATCGAGGCCCTGCCCAAGGGGCCCGACGACGATGCCCTGCTGAGGAACGCCCAGGGGTTGCGGCTGGGGTTCCTGGAGACGACGCCCGAGCAGCATCCGATGGCCCAGCCGGTGTACAAGGTCGAGCTGCACCCGCCCGGGACCAGCTTCCCGCCGGGCGGAACGCCGGCCATGACCCTGGCCTATCGCAACGACGACGGCGGCCCTGGTTTCGGCGGCGACAGCCGCTTGACGTTCGACGCCCCGGCCGACGGCGAGTACATCGCGCGGGTCGAGGACGTGCGGGGCGAGGGGGGCCAACCCTACGCGTATCACCTCGTGGTGCGTCGGCCCAGGCCCGATTTCCGGGTCAACCTCTCCCTCGAAGACATCAACGTGCCGCGCGGTGGGACGGCGTTGCTGACGGCGAGCCTAGATCGGCTCGACGGGTACGACGGGGCGGTGGACGTGACACTTGAGGGATTGCCCTCGGGCATCCGTGCGTCCTCGGCACGAATCGAGGAAGGTGCGAGCTCGGCCGAGCTGCTGGTGATGGCGGACGCCGATGCGCCCGCGTATTCGCCGCCGACCTGGAGGGCGGTCGCCTCGGGTCCCAACCCCGACGGGGGGACCGGCGAGGCGATCCGACACGAGATCGACCCGGGCGGGCCGGCCCGCGGCAGGATCACCGTGACCGGGGCCCCCAACCTGGCAATCGCGGCGAGACCCGAAGGTGTGACGATCCGGCCGGGCGAGCAGGCCATGCTGACCCTGGCCGTGGCCCGCGGCCCTGCCTACGCGGGGCGGGTGCCCATCGACGTGCGGAACTTGCCGCACGGGGTCAGGGTCATGAATATCGGACTGAACGGCGTGCTGGTCACCGAGACGCAGGTCGAGCGGTCGATCACGCTTTATGCCGAGCCCTGGGTGAAGGCGACGGAGCGACCTTTCTACGCGGTGGGCCGGGCGGAGTCGGCGGGGACCGAGCACAGCTCCCCGCCGATCACGCTGACGGTGCTGCCGCCCGGCCACAAGGCCCCTTGA
- a CDS encoding DUF1553 domain-containing protein — MKLHPARVALALLLTVATQAAADDLHLLPSSARLVGPNASQRFLPELRRGEAWVGESQTSAKFVSDNPAVAEVSADGTVIPRSDGTATIRAEVDGKTATAVVSVEGSGIDRPFGFRNDVLPVLSKVGCNSGACHGAAAGKSGLRLTLRGYGAEVDYDVLTRQSIGRRVNKTAPGESLMLLKPTGAIEHGGGALFGVNSPEYRILSGWIAAGTPPPAIGDARPIALMTYPDAAILKRGQAQRILVQARFSDGRVEDVTRWARFSGADDSVAKVDESGRVTVEGSGEAPVNVWYSSLVGRSTITVPAAEPPPAQVFDDAPRRNFIDDANLAKLRALGIPPSPDSDDATFLRRAYLDATGTLPRADAVAAFLDDADPAKRSKLVDRLLESPEYVDYWSYKWSDLLLISSKNLPAQAMWSFYRFVRKAVADNTPWDEFARRVITARGSTLADGAGNYFVLHRDPIDLTENASMAFLGLSLTCARCHNHPMEKWTQDQYYGMANLFSRVRLKDGKGAGDVVVTAASEGDIRHPRTGGVMAPQPLDDTALDVNGRDDRREAFADWLAKPENPYFARAIVNRIWRNFFGRGLVDPEDDLRATNPASDELLMKQLVDDFLAHKYDTKHLARTIMNSAAYARSSVPLPGNAGDVKFLSHFTPRRLPAEVLLDAVADVAGVPTPFAGYPAGYRSLQLPDSRVESTFLGAFGRPERVSTCSCERSAEPSIAQALHLSNGSTINDKLRSEDGAVALAFRDKLDDTRIIDRLYLSALSRRPTDAERTGLIAVLAESVAGITDPAMAAASRRQAVEDVYWAILTGKEFLFNH; from the coding sequence ATGAAGCTGCATCCGGCACGAGTCGCGCTCGCCCTCCTTCTCACCGTCGCCACGCAAGCCGCGGCAGATGACCTGCACCTGCTGCCGTCGTCCGCCCGGTTGGTCGGGCCGAATGCGTCGCAGCGGTTCCTGCCCGAGCTTCGCCGCGGCGAAGCCTGGGTGGGCGAGTCGCAGACCTCGGCGAAGTTCGTGAGCGACAACCCGGCCGTCGCCGAGGTCTCGGCTGATGGGACGGTCATTCCCAGGTCGGACGGCACGGCGACGATCAGGGCTGAGGTTGACGGCAAGACCGCCACGGCCGTCGTGTCGGTCGAAGGCTCGGGCATTGATCGGCCGTTCGGGTTCCGCAATGACGTGCTGCCGGTGCTGTCGAAAGTCGGGTGCAACTCGGGCGCCTGCCACGGCGCGGCGGCGGGCAAGAGCGGGCTCCGGCTGACCCTTCGCGGGTATGGGGCCGAGGTCGATTACGACGTGCTGACTCGCCAGTCCATCGGCCGCAGGGTGAACAAGACGGCCCCCGGCGAGAGCCTGATGCTGCTCAAGCCCACCGGCGCGATCGAGCACGGCGGCGGCGCCCTGTTCGGCGTGAATTCGCCCGAATACCGCATCCTCTCCGGCTGGATTGCGGCCGGCACGCCGCCGCCCGCAATCGGCGATGCCAGGCCCATTGCCCTGATGACGTATCCCGATGCGGCGATCCTCAAGCGTGGGCAAGCCCAGCGCATCCTGGTGCAGGCCAGGTTTTCCGACGGCCGGGTCGAAGACGTGACACGTTGGGCCAGGTTCAGCGGGGCCGATGACTCGGTCGCGAAGGTCGACGAGTCGGGCCGTGTTACCGTCGAGGGGTCCGGCGAAGCCCCCGTCAACGTCTGGTACTCCAGCCTCGTCGGCCGGTCGACCATCACCGTCCCGGCCGCCGAGCCGCCCCCCGCCCAGGTCTTCGACGACGCCCCCAGGCGCAACTTCATCGACGATGCAAACCTCGCCAAGTTGAGGGCCCTGGGCATTCCCCCCTCGCCCGACTCCGACGACGCGACCTTCCTGCGCCGGGCCTACCTGGACGCCACCGGCACCCTGCCCCGGGCTGATGCCGTCGCCGCCTTCCTCGACGACGCCGACCCCGCCAAGCGTTCGAAGCTGGTCGACCGGCTGCTTGAGAGCCCCGAATATGTCGATTACTGGTCGTACAAGTGGTCGGACCTGCTCCTGATCTCGTCGAAGAACCTGCCCGCCCAGGCGATGTGGTCGTTCTACCGGTTCGTCCGCAAGGCGGTAGCCGACAACACGCCGTGGGATGAGTTCGCACGGCGGGTCATCACGGCCAGGGGGAGCACGCTGGCCGACGGGGCGGGCAACTATTTCGTGCTGCACCGCGACCCGATCGACCTGACCGAGAACGCCAGCATGGCCTTCCTCGGACTCTCGCTGACCTGCGCCCGCTGCCACAACCACCCGATGGAGAAGTGGACGCAGGACCAATATTACGGGATGGCCAACCTGTTCTCGCGCGTCCGCCTGAAGGACGGCAAGGGGGCCGGCGACGTCGTGGTGACGGCCGCCTCCGAGGGGGACATCCGCCACCCCCGCACCGGCGGCGTCATGGCCCCGCAGCCGTTGGACGACACGGCGCTGGACGTGAACGGCCGCGACGATCGCCGCGAGGCGTTCGCCGACTGGCTGGCCAAGCCCGAGAACCCCTACTTCGCCCGCGCCATCGTCAACCGGATTTGGCGCAACTTCTTCGGCCGGGGGCTCGTCGATCCCGAGGACGACCTGCGGGCCACCAACCCCGCCAGCGACGAACTGCTGATGAAGCAACTCGTCGACGACTTCCTCGCCCACAAGTACGACACCAAGCACCTGGCTCGCACCATCATGAACTCGGCCGCCTATGCGAGGTCGAGCGTCCCCCTGCCCGGCAACGCGGGCGACGTCAAGTTCCTCAGCCACTTCACCCCCCGTCGGCTGCCGGCCGAGGTCCTGCTCGACGCCGTCGCCGATGTGGCCGGGGTCCCCACGCCGTTCGCCGGCTACCCGGCCGGCTACCGGAGCCTGCAACTGCCCGACTCCAGGGTGGAGAGCACCTTCCTGGGCGCCTTCGGCCGCCCCGAACGCGTGAGCACCTGCTCGTGCGAGCGGTCTGCCGAACCCTCGATCGCCCAGGCCCTGCACCTGTCCAACGGCAGCACCATCAACGACAAGCTCCGGTCCGAGGACGGCGCGGTCGCCCTTGCCTTCCGCGACAAGCTTGACGACACAAGGATCATCGACCGCCTCTACCTCTCCGCCCTCTCACGCCGCCCCACCGACGCCGAGCGTACCGGCCTGATCGCTGTCCTCGCGGAGTCGGTCGCCGGGATCACCGATCCCGCGATGGCCGCCGCGAGCCGTCGCCAGGCGGTCGAGGACGTGTACTGGGCGATCCTGACGGGCAAAGAGTTCCTGTTCAATCACTGA
- a CDS encoding DUF1501 domain-containing protein, translated as MIRLDANSSVRFCDGSTRRDFLHAGSLAMLGAGLGLPAARALAAGGLASKDADVNCIMLFLVGGPSQLDTWDPKPDSPDEIRGPFRPIDTAVPGIQIAEIFPKLAQQMDKVSIVRSVYHQATAVHDTGHQMMQTGRLFTGGIEHPHVGCVLSKVKGPRGEAPAHVLLPRPIGATGGNMPHGQNAGYLGKNFDPFVLNADPRAKGFKVPDLLPPDYVTAARESRRKTLRQVVDGAVASFESSPDARLMDANFDQAYRLMSSRTAREAFALESEPDATRDRYGRSRFGQSCLLARRLVERGVRFVTVNMFETVFNEITWDIHGSAPFSPIECYQNEVGPNFDTAYSALISDLSARGLLDNTMVLAFGEFGRTPKINPAGGRDHHPGCWSALFAGGPIQGGRVVGASDETGYAPADRPVTTGEIAATVLEGLGIPLETELPGPQGRPLRVVDHGVEPIRELF; from the coding sequence ATGATCCGGCTCGACGCCAACTCGTCGGTGCGTTTCTGCGACGGATCGACGCGCAGGGACTTCCTCCACGCCGGCTCCCTGGCCATGCTCGGCGCGGGCCTCGGCCTGCCTGCGGCCCGCGCCCTGGCGGCGGGCGGCCTGGCCTCGAAAGACGCCGACGTCAACTGCATTATGCTGTTCCTGGTCGGCGGCCCCTCGCAGCTCGACACCTGGGACCCCAAGCCCGACTCGCCCGACGAGATCCGTGGCCCCTTCCGGCCGATCGACACCGCCGTGCCGGGCATCCAGATTGCCGAGATCTTCCCCAAGCTCGCCCAGCAGATGGACAAGGTCTCCATCGTCCGGTCGGTCTACCACCAGGCGACCGCCGTGCACGACACGGGCCACCAGATGATGCAGACCGGCCGGCTCTTCACCGGCGGCATCGAGCACCCCCACGTCGGCTGCGTGCTCTCGAAGGTGAAGGGCCCACGCGGCGAGGCCCCCGCGCACGTGCTGCTCCCCCGCCCTATCGGCGCCACCGGCGGCAACATGCCGCACGGCCAGAACGCGGGCTACCTGGGCAAGAACTTCGACCCGTTCGTGCTCAACGCCGACCCCAGGGCCAAAGGGTTCAAGGTCCCCGACCTGCTCCCCCCCGACTATGTGACGGCCGCACGCGAGAGCCGCCGCAAGACCTTGCGCCAGGTGGTCGACGGCGCCGTCGCCTCGTTCGAGTCGTCGCCCGACGCCCGCCTGATGGACGCCAACTTCGACCAGGCCTATCGCCTGATGTCCAGCCGCACCGCCCGCGAAGCCTTCGCCCTGGAGAGCGAGCCCGACGCCACCCGCGACCGCTACGGCCGCTCCCGCTTCGGCCAGAGTTGCCTGCTCGCCCGACGGCTGGTCGAGCGCGGGGTCCGGTTCGTGACCGTGAACATGTTCGAGACCGTGTTCAATGAGATCACCTGGGACATCCACGGATCGGCCCCGTTCAGCCCCATCGAGTGCTACCAGAACGAGGTCGGCCCCAACTTCGACACCGCCTACTCGGCCCTGATCTCCGACCTCTCCGCCCGCGGCCTGCTGGACAACACGATGGTCCTCGCCTTCGGCGAGTTCGGCCGGACCCCCAAGATCAATCCCGCAGGCGGCCGGGACCACCACCCCGGCTGCTGGTCGGCCCTCTTCGCCGGCGGCCCGATCCAGGGAGGCCGAGTCGTGGGAGCCTCCGACGAGACCGGCTACGCCCCCGCCGACCGCCCCGTCACCACCGGCGAGATCGCCGCCACCGTCCTCGAAGGCCTGGGCATTCCCCTCGAAACCGAGCTGCCCGGCCCCCAGGGCCGCCCGCTCAGGGTCGTCGATCACGGCGTCGAGCCGATCCGCGAATTGTTCTGA
- a CDS encoding Gfo/Idh/MocA family oxidoreductase translates to MGPMGRRRFLQDSAALTATLAAFEAGSHAVQAAEPADESKKAGPNDQIRVAVIGVRGRGMEHVSSYLKDKRARITTICDADEAVIGKANTLISAAYGSAPKFEQDLRKVLDDKNIDVVSIATPNHWHALATIWACQAGKDVYVEKPVSHNVSEGRKMVDAARKYNRVVQAGTQCRSSTGIQDAIEFLRSGKLGKVYMAKGLCYKPRGSIGIKPDGPVPAGLNYDLWTGPAEMKPFNANKLHYNWHWIWNTGNGDLGNQGIHQMDLARWGLGKNEFPKTVQSSGGRFGYKDDGETPNTQTVAFEFDDALLQFEVRGLPTNDEMKVRIGDLFYGTEGVLAITSYNTWQAYLGKDLEPQAGTTGGGNHFGNFLDSVQSRDIKTLNGDIEEGHLSSAYCHLGNIAYRLGRKLTINPSTESFVNDSEADGWLTRQYRAPFIVPDKV, encoded by the coding sequence ATGGGCCCGATGGGACGCCGCAGGTTCCTCCAAGATTCCGCCGCCCTGACGGCGACCCTGGCCGCATTCGAGGCCGGCTCCCACGCCGTCCAGGCCGCCGAGCCCGCCGACGAGTCCAAGAAAGCGGGCCCCAACGACCAGATCCGCGTCGCCGTCATCGGCGTCCGGGGTCGCGGGATGGAGCACGTCTCCAGCTACCTGAAAGACAAGCGGGCCCGGATCACCACCATCTGCGACGCCGACGAGGCCGTGATCGGCAAGGCCAACACCCTCATCTCGGCCGCCTACGGCTCCGCGCCCAAGTTCGAGCAGGACCTGCGCAAGGTCCTCGACGACAAGAATATCGACGTCGTCTCAATCGCCACGCCCAACCACTGGCATGCCCTGGCCACCATCTGGGCCTGCCAGGCCGGCAAGGACGTCTACGTCGAGAAGCCGGTCAGCCACAATGTTAGCGAAGGCCGGAAGATGGTCGACGCCGCCCGCAAGTACAACCGGGTCGTCCAGGCCGGCACCCAGTGTCGCAGCAGCACCGGCATCCAGGATGCCATCGAGTTCCTGCGCTCCGGCAAGCTGGGCAAGGTGTACATGGCCAAGGGGCTCTGCTACAAGCCCCGTGGGTCGATCGGCATCAAGCCCGATGGCCCGGTTCCCGCCGGCCTGAACTACGACCTCTGGACCGGCCCGGCCGAGATGAAGCCGTTCAACGCCAACAAGCTGCACTACAACTGGCACTGGATCTGGAACACCGGCAACGGCGACCTGGGCAACCAGGGGATCCACCAGATGGACCTCGCCCGCTGGGGCCTGGGCAAGAATGAGTTCCCCAAGACCGTCCAGTCAAGCGGCGGCCGGTTCGGCTACAAGGACGACGGCGAGACGCCCAACACCCAGACCGTCGCCTTCGAGTTCGACGACGCCCTGCTCCAGTTCGAGGTCCGCGGCCTGCCCACCAACGACGAGATGAAGGTCCGCATCGGCGACCTCTTCTACGGCACCGAGGGTGTGCTGGCCATCACCAGCTACAACACCTGGCAGGCCTACCTGGGCAAGGACCTGGAACCCCAGGCCGGCACCACCGGCGGCGGCAACCACTTCGGCAACTTCCTGGACAGCGTCCAGTCTCGCGACATCAAGACGCTCAACGGCGACATCGAGGAAGGCCACCTCTCGAGCGCCTATTGCCACCTGGGCAACATCGCCTACCGCCTCGGCCGCAAGCTGACGATCAACCCCTCGACCGAGTCGTTCGTGAATGACTCCGAGGCCGACGGCTGGCTGACCCGGCAGTATCGGGCCCCCTTCATCGTGCCCGACAAGGTCTGA
- a CDS encoding oligopeptide transporter, OPT family produces MSVATPPGLDVADDRGDEFAQGSFRPYVPDSEVQAELTWSALLLGSLLGIIFGASSLYLVLRVGLTVSASIPVAVLSITLFRVLRRTKATILENNIVQTAGSAGESIAFGVGVTMPALMILGYDMQAVQVTLVAALGGLLGILMMIPLRRAFIVKQHGELKYPEGTACAKVLIVGEQGGSSARTVFTGFGMAFVYQVLMDSLKVWALTPKWVVPRLKNAVVACDVSPVLLGVGYIIGHRIAAVMVSGGVLAYLVLTPAISFFGAGVATPVFPESTKKIAEMAPEEIRNAYILYIGAGAVAAGGIISLLQALPLILSSIRSGVGDMRRSGSGPVSSRRTDSDLPLWLVGLGAVGLVATISLTNLFPSQIGTTGRIAGAALIAVFGFLFVTVSSRLTGEIGSSSNPISGMTVATLLLTCLVFVLMGWVGPEYRVAALSIAGIVCVAASNGGTTSQDLKTGYLVGATPKAQQVAILVGSLTSAVVIGSILLLLNNVSTVVSRKAENLPTIKADPALLTESEVGSDGKTYKVWRVVDPVPGAMPGRYRVDESGTPVELVDPGINGRLSTRDDGTTVQKYDAPKAKLMSLIIDGIMSGNLPWELVILGVLIAVLMQLSGVPALAFAVGVYLPLSTSMPIFVGGLARAWIDRKRTPAEAEDSDSSPAVLLSSGYIAGGAIAGILIALVELLPSVKAALDVSKVLPAGWLENPWPSLGAFGVMVIVLLLVGGGVLFKGASADASPRRA; encoded by the coding sequence ATGTCGGTCGCCACGCCCCCCGGCCTCGACGTCGCCGACGACCGGGGCGACGAGTTCGCCCAGGGTTCGTTCCGCCCCTATGTGCCCGACTCCGAGGTCCAGGCCGAGCTGACCTGGTCGGCCCTGCTGCTCGGCTCGCTGCTGGGCATCATCTTCGGCGCCTCGTCCTTGTACCTCGTCCTGCGGGTGGGGCTGACGGTCTCGGCGTCGATCCCGGTGGCAGTGCTGTCGATCACCCTGTTCCGGGTGTTGCGGCGGACGAAGGCGACGATCCTGGAGAACAACATCGTCCAGACCGCCGGGTCGGCCGGCGAGTCGATCGCCTTCGGCGTCGGCGTGACGATGCCCGCGCTGATGATCCTGGGCTACGACATGCAGGCCGTGCAGGTCACGCTCGTCGCGGCCCTGGGCGGCCTGCTCGGCATCCTGATGATGATCCCGCTGCGGCGTGCGTTCATCGTCAAGCAGCACGGCGAGCTGAAGTACCCCGAGGGGACGGCCTGCGCCAAGGTTCTCATCGTGGGCGAGCAGGGGGGCTCCAGCGCCCGGACGGTCTTCACCGGCTTCGGCATGGCGTTCGTCTACCAGGTTTTGATGGATAGCTTGAAGGTCTGGGCGCTCACACCCAAGTGGGTGGTGCCCAGGTTGAAGAATGCAGTGGTTGCCTGCGACGTCTCGCCGGTCCTGCTCGGCGTCGGCTACATCATCGGCCACCGGATCGCCGCGGTGATGGTGTCGGGCGGCGTGCTGGCGTATCTGGTGCTGACCCCGGCCATTTCCTTCTTCGGCGCGGGGGTGGCCACGCCGGTCTTCCCGGAAAGCACCAAGAAGATTGCCGAGATGGCGCCGGAGGAGATCCGCAACGCCTATATCCTCTATATCGGCGCGGGGGCGGTCGCCGCGGGCGGGATCATCAGCCTGCTCCAGGCATTGCCCCTGATCCTGTCGTCGATCCGGTCGGGGGTGGGGGACATGAGGCGGTCGGGCAGCGGGCCCGTCTCGTCGCGCCGGACCGACAGCGACCTGCCTCTCTGGCTGGTCGGCCTGGGCGCGGTCGGCCTGGTCGCCACCATCTCGCTAACCAATTTATTCCCCTCGCAGATCGGCACCACGGGGCGGATCGCGGGGGCGGCGCTCATCGCAGTCTTCGGATTCCTGTTCGTGACGGTCTCATCGAGGCTCACCGGCGAGATCGGCTCGTCGTCCAACCCCATCTCGGGGATGACGGTGGCCACCTTGCTGCTGACCTGCCTGGTCTTCGTGCTGATGGGATGGGTCGGCCCCGAGTACCGCGTGGCCGCGCTCTCGATCGCCGGGATCGTCTGCGTCGCGGCGTCCAACGGCGGCACCACGTCTCAAGACCTGAAGACGGGCTATCTCGTGGGCGCCACGCCCAAGGCCCAGCAGGTGGCGATCTTGGTGGGCTCGCTCACCTCGGCGGTGGTCATCGGCTCGATCCTGCTGCTGCTCAACAATGTCAGCACGGTGGTCAGCCGCAAGGCCGAGAACCTGCCGACCATCAAGGCCGACCCCGCCCTGCTCACTGAGAGTGAGGTCGGCTCCGACGGCAAGACTTACAAGGTCTGGCGCGTCGTCGACCCCGTCCCGGGCGCCATGCCGGGCAGATACCGGGTGGACGAGTCGGGCACCCCTGTCGAACTGGTCGACCCGGGCATCAACGGCCGCCTGAGCACGCGTGACGACGGCACGACCGTCCAGAAGTATGACGCCCCCAAGGCCAAGCTGATGTCCCTGATCATCGACGGGATCATGAGCGGGAACCTCCCCTGGGAGCTGGTCATCCTGGGGGTCTTGATCGCGGTCCTGATGCAGCTCTCGGGCGTGCCGGCGCTGGCGTTCGCGGTGGGCGTGTACCTGCCGCTGTCCACGTCGATGCCGATCTTCGTCGGCGGCCTGGCCCGCGCCTGGATCGACCGCAAGCGGACGCCGGCCGAGGCGGAAGACTCCGACAGCAGCCCGGCGGTCCTGCTCTCCAGCGGTTATATCGCCGGCGGCGCGATCGCTGGAATCCTGATCGCGCTGGTCGAGCTGCTGCCGTCGGTGAAGGCGGCCCTCGACGTCTCGAAGGTCTTGCCCGCGGGCTGGTTGGAGAACCCCTGGCCCTCGCTGGGCGCCTTCGGCGTCATGGTCATCGTGCTGCTGCTCGTCGGCGGCGGCGTCCTGTTCAAGGGGGCCTCCGCCGACGCCTCGCCCCGACGCGCCTGA